One segment of Streptomyces sp. TG1A-8 DNA contains the following:
- a CDS encoding CCA tRNA nucleotidyltransferase, giving the protein MPNANEDTPSALSQAQQRAVSELLRVAPVADDLARRFQEAGFSLALVGGSVRDALLGRLGNDLDFTTDARPEDVLRIVRPWADAVWEVGIAFGTVGVQKSVRVGDTEGHFQIEITTYRSEAYDRTSRKPEVSYGDSIEEDLVRRDFTVNAMAVALPEKEFIDPYGGLKDLAARVLRTPGTPEESFSDDPLRMMRAARFAAQLDFEIAPEVVTAMTEMAGRIEIVSAERVRDELNKLILSAHPRKGLALLVDAGLADRVLPELPALRLESDEHHRHKDVYEHTLIVLEQAIALEQDGPDLALRLAALLHDIGKPRTRRFEKDGRVSFHHHEVVGAKLTKKRMTALKYSNELVKDVSRLVELHLRFHGYGTGEWTDSAVRRYVRDAGPLLGRLHKLTRSDCTTRNKRKAIALSRAYDGLEERIAQLQEQEELGAIRPDLDGNQIMEILGVGPGPAVGKAYKHMLELRLENGPMEHDEAVAALKKWWAEQG; this is encoded by the coding sequence GTGCCGAACGCCAATGAAGACACTCCCTCTGCCCTGAGCCAGGCGCAGCAGCGCGCGGTGAGCGAGCTGCTGCGGGTGGCCCCCGTCGCCGACGACCTCGCCCGCCGTTTCCAGGAGGCCGGGTTCTCGCTCGCCCTGGTGGGCGGCTCGGTCCGCGACGCGCTGCTCGGCCGGCTGGGCAACGACCTGGACTTCACCACCGACGCCCGCCCCGAGGACGTACTGAGGATCGTGCGGCCCTGGGCGGACGCCGTCTGGGAGGTGGGGATCGCCTTCGGCACGGTCGGTGTGCAGAAGAGCGTCCGGGTCGGGGACACCGAGGGCCACTTCCAGATCGAGATCACCACTTACCGGTCGGAGGCGTACGACCGCACCTCGCGCAAGCCGGAGGTCTCGTACGGCGACTCCATCGAGGAAGACCTGGTCCGCCGCGACTTCACGGTCAATGCGATGGCCGTGGCACTGCCGGAGAAGGAGTTCATCGATCCGTACGGCGGTCTCAAGGACCTCGCGGCCCGGGTGCTGCGCACTCCCGGCACGCCCGAGGAGTCGTTCTCGGACGATCCGCTGCGGATGATGCGGGCCGCCCGGTTCGCCGCTCAGCTGGACTTCGAGATCGCCCCCGAGGTCGTCACCGCGATGACGGAGATGGCCGGGCGGATCGAGATCGTCTCCGCGGAACGGGTCCGGGACGAGCTGAACAAGCTGATCCTCTCCGCGCACCCGCGCAAGGGGCTGGCTCTGCTGGTCGACGCCGGGCTGGCCGATCGGGTCCTGCCCGAGCTGCCCGCCCTGCGGTTGGAGAGCGACGAGCACCACCGGCACAAGGACGTCTACGAGCACACGTTGATCGTGCTGGAACAGGCGATCGCCCTGGAGCAGGACGGTCCGGATCTGGCACTGCGCCTGGCCGCGCTGCTTCACGACATCGGCAAGCCGCGCACGCGCCGCTTCGAGAAGGACGGCCGGGTCTCCTTCCATCACCATGAAGTGGTCGGTGCGAAGCTGACCAAGAAGCGCATGACGGCCCTGAAGTACTCCAACGAGCTGGTGAAGGACGTCTCACGGCTCGTCGAACTCCACCTGCGCTTCCACGGCTACGGCACCGGGGAGTGGACGGACTCCGCGGTCCGCCGTTATGTCCGTGACGCGGGACCGCTCCTGGGCCGGTTGCACAAGCTGACCCGTTCCGACTGCACGACGCGGAACAAGCGCAAGGCGATCGCCCTGTCCCGGGCCTACGACGGCCTGGAGGAGCGCATCGCCCAGCTCCAGGAGCAGGAGGAGTTGGGCGCGATCCGCCCGGACCTGGACGGCAACCAGATCATGGAGATTCTGGGTGTCGGTCCCGGCCCGGCCGTCGGCAAGGCGTACAAGCACATGCTGGAGCTGCGGCTGGAGAACGGCCCGATGGAGCATGACGAGGCGGTGGCAGCCCTCAAGAAGTGGTGGGCTGAGCAGGGCTGA
- a CDS encoding inositol-3-phosphate synthase — translation MGSVRVAVVGVGNCAASLVQGVEYYKDADPASKVPGLMHVQFGDYHVRDVEFVAAFDVDAKKVGLDLADAIGASENNTIKICDVPRTGVTVQRGHTLDGLGKYYRATIEESDAEPVDIVQILKDKQVDVLVCYLPVGSEDAAKFYAQCAIDAKVAFVNALPVFIAGTKEWADKFTEAGVPIVGDDIKSQVGATITHRVMAKLFEDRGVILDRTMQLNVGGNMDFKNMLERERLESKKISKTQAVTSQIPDRDLGEKNVHIGPSDYVAWLDDRKWAYVRLEGRAFGDVPLNLEYKLEVWDSPNSAGVIIDALRAAKIAKDRGIGGPILSASSYFMKSPPVQYFDDQARENVEKFIRGEVDH, via the coding sequence ATGGGTTCGGTTCGCGTAGCCGTCGTCGGCGTGGGCAACTGCGCCGCGTCGCTGGTGCAGGGAGTCGAGTACTACAAGGACGCCGACCCGGCGTCGAAGGTCCCCGGCCTGATGCACGTGCAGTTCGGTGACTACCACGTGCGTGACGTCGAGTTCGTCGCCGCCTTCGACGTGGACGCCAAGAAGGTCGGACTCGACCTCGCGGACGCGATCGGCGCCTCCGAGAACAACACCATCAAGATCTGCGACGTGCCCCGCACCGGGGTCACCGTCCAGCGCGGCCACACCCTCGACGGCCTCGGCAAGTACTACCGCGCCACCATCGAGGAGTCCGATGCCGAGCCGGTCGACATCGTCCAGATCCTGAAGGACAAGCAGGTCGACGTCCTGGTCTGCTACCTGCCCGTCGGTTCCGAGGACGCGGCGAAGTTCTACGCCCAGTGCGCCATCGACGCCAAGGTCGCCTTCGTCAACGCCCTTCCCGTGTTCATCGCGGGCACCAAGGAGTGGGCCGACAAGTTCACCGAGGCCGGCGTGCCGATCGTCGGTGACGACATCAAGTCCCAGGTCGGCGCCACCATCACGCACCGCGTCATGGCGAAGCTGTTCGAGGACCGCGGTGTCATCCTGGACCGCACCATGCAGCTGAACGTCGGCGGCAACATGGACTTCAAGAACATGCTCGAGCGCGAGCGCCTGGAGTCCAAGAAGATCTCCAAGACGCAGGCCGTCACCTCCCAGATCCCGGACCGGGACCTCGGCGAGAAGAACGTCCACATCGGCCCGTCCGACTACGTCGCCTGGCTGGACGACCGCAAGTGGGCGTACGTCCGCCTCGAGGGCCGCGCCTTCGGTGACGTCCCGCTGAACCTGGAGTACAAGCTCGAGGTCTGGGACTCCCCGAACTCCGCCGGCGTCATCATCGACGCCCTGCGCGCCGCCAAGATCGCCAAGGACCGCGGCATCGGCGGACCGATCCTGTCGGCGTCCTCGTACTTCATGAAGTCCCCGCCGGTGCAGTACTTCGACGACCAGGCCCGTGAGAACGTCGAGAAGTTCATCCGCGGCGAAGTCGATCACTGA